One genomic region from Bacilli bacterium encodes:
- a CDS encoding sugar ABC transporter permease, translated as MEFNVDSSLPPNRLERIAHYIKWPFTHFRSVWNESLKKERIALLINFFLPGMGEIIFGQWEKGGFRLLLTALFVYFMRTSGISFLNGSITLSYLSLPLVAVIIIVLYLFVYFSSFRMTTYYALQKINHGQLPLPYLKRAQKYLNKTLANYFRNLGYLYDKVDVKERRMLSLNYLLMGANQIYHRQFLSGVFYLLSEVGFVIYMIVFGGRSLIHFFNMNTYVGDHRQVLIYGVITLLLIIFFIIYYFLAQKGALSNAQLRYEKKSLISFHGEIKAINNEKFYRQSLLVPVLGAMLFTVIPLLFMILLAFTNYNMAQAIGINRFAWTGLDSFRQLFDSSTNLKALVNVIEWTFIWAVLATFTCYFGGLFLAMLLQKKVIKLKTLWRSLFVISLAVPQFVSLRVMYSMFAEYGPINTLLLNWGWISSRIDFWGSVFASKTLIIFINMWVGIPYNMLLMSGLLLNIPNDYYEAAAIAGANRGQMFRKITFPYIWYMTTPVIITSFVSNINNFNVIWLLNQGGPSGQGTGGVAGGTDILITWLYRLTMYNQNTAQYNIGSAIGILMFIISATVSLTVYRRSNAYKHEEEFRK; from the coding sequence ATGGAGTTTAACGTAGATTCTTCCTTACCACCGAACCGTTTGGAGCGAATAGCACACTACATCAAGTGGCCCTTCACTCATTTTCGGTCAGTTTGGAATGAAAGTCTTAAAAAAGAAAGAATCGCGCTTTTAATTAATTTTTTCCTTCCCGGTATGGGAGAAATTATCTTCGGGCAATGGGAAAAAGGTGGCTTTAGATTGCTTTTGACCGCGCTCTTTGTCTATTTTATGCGTACAAGCGGAATAAGCTTTCTTAATGGAAGCATTACTCTTTCATATTTATCGCTTCCATTAGTTGCCGTTATCATTATCGTTCTTTACCTTTTTGTCTATTTCTCTTCATTTCGAATGACAACTTATTATGCGCTTCAAAAGATTAATCACGGGCAACTGCCATTGCCTTATTTAAAGCGCGCGCAAAAGTATCTTAATAAAACGCTGGCGAATTACTTCCGTAATCTTGGATACTTATATGACAAAGTGGATGTTAAAGAGCGAAGGATGCTTTCGCTTAATTACTTATTGATGGGTGCCAATCAGATCTATCATCGCCAGTTTTTATCAGGGGTATTTTATCTATTAAGCGAAGTCGGTTTCGTCATATATATGATTGTTTTTGGCGGCCGCAGTTTGATTCATTTCTTTAACATGAATACCTATGTTGGAGATCACCGGCAAGTGTTAATTTATGGAGTGATCACTTTGCTATTGATAATCTTTTTCATAATCTACTATTTTCTAGCTCAAAAAGGAGCCTTAAGCAATGCGCAATTGCGTTATGAAAAGAAATCACTTATCAGCTTTCACGGAGAAATAAAAGCGATAAATAATGAGAAATTTTATCGGCAAAGCCTCCTTGTCCCGGTTTTAGGCGCAATGCTTTTCACGGTTATTCCCTTGCTGTTTATGATTCTTCTCGCCTTTACAAATTACAATATGGCGCAGGCAATCGGCATCAATCGTTTTGCGTGGACGGGACTTGACAGTTTCCGTCAACTCTTTGATTCTTCAACAAATTTAAAAGCGCTGGTCAATGTTATTGAATGGACTTTTATATGGGCCGTTCTTGCTACTTTTACCTGTTATTTTGGAGGTTTGTTTTTAGCGATGCTCCTGCAAAAAAAGGTTATAAAACTTAAAACTTTGTGGCGGTCCCTGTTCGTTATTTCCCTAGCGGTACCCCAATTTGTTTCTTTGCGCGTGATGTATTCCATGTTCGCGGAATATGGACCTATTAATACGCTGTTGCTCAATTGGGGATGGATCAGCAGTCGAATTGATTTTTGGGGTTCGGTTTTCGCTTCTAAAACCTTAATTATTTTCATCAATATGTGGGTAGGCATTCCGTATAATATGCTTCTTATGAGTGGACTCCTGCTGAATATCCCCAACGATTATTATGAGGCGGCGGCGATTGCCGGGGCTAATCGTGGCCAGATGTTTAGGAAAATAACTTTTCCGTATATTTGGTATATGACTACGCCGGTAATTATTACCAGCTTTGTGAGCAATATCAATAACTTCAACGTCATTTGGCTGCTTAATCAAGGCGGACCAAGCGGACAGGGAACAGGTGGAGTGGCGGGAGGAACCGATATTTTAATTACCTGGCTCTATCGTTTAACGATGTATAACCAAAACACCGCTCAGTACAATATTGGGTCGGCCATAGGCATTTTGATGTTTATTATTTCGGCGACGGTCAGTTTAACGGTCTATCGTCGCTCAAATGCCTATAAGCATGAAGAGGAGTTTCGAAAATGA
- a CDS encoding ABC transporter permease subunit, whose translation MKKITSLRRQRFFTGVWSHALIIFLATVWILPIIWVGISSFKNDPGLASATFFPSSFTLDYYIKLFTVTSSRKYVTWVINTIEIAVLNTILTTFFTIITAYTLSRLRFKMRRPLMNISLILGMFPGFMAMVAVYFIINLMGLINNKFALLLVYVCGAGLGFFMSKGYFDTISSDIDDAAKIDGANQWTIFFKIFLPLAKPIIIYTALMAFMAPWNDFILAGLILRDPNEMTVAVGLYAMVETPRGIVENFTMFAGGCILIAIPIIILYLALQRFMVEGISAGAVKG comes from the coding sequence ATGAAAAAAATCACATCTCTTCGTCGGCAGCGTTTCTTTACTGGCGTTTGGTCTCATGCGCTCATTATATTTTTGGCAACCGTCTGGATTTTGCCCATTATTTGGGTCGGAATCAGTTCTTTTAAAAATGACCCCGGTCTAGCTTCGGCCACTTTCTTCCCTTCTTCCTTTACGCTCGATTACTATATAAAACTTTTTACCGTAACAAGCAGCCGCAAATATGTAACCTGGGTCATTAATACGATTGAAATTGCGGTGCTAAATACAATATTAACGACATTTTTTACCATCATAACCGCCTATACTCTGAGTCGCTTAAGATTTAAAATGCGCCGTCCATTGATGAATATATCGCTCATTTTGGGAATGTTTCCGGGTTTTATGGCTATGGTTGCGGTTTACTTTATCATCAATTTAATGGGACTTATCAACAACAAATTTGCGCTATTGCTAGTTTATGTTTGCGGAGCGGGACTCGGTTTCTTTATGTCGAAGGGCTACTTTGACACTATCAGTTCAGATATTGACGATGCAGCTAAAATTGACGGCGCAAACCAATGGACTATCTTCTTCAAAATATTCTTGCCATTAGCTAAACCCATCATTATATATACGGCACTTATGGCATTTATGGCCCCGTGGAATGACTTTATTTTGGCCGGGCTTATTCTTCGCGACCCCAATGAGATGACGGTGGCGGTTGGTCTTTATGCTATGGTGGAAACTCCGCGGGGCATCGTGGAAAATTTCACAATGTTTGCCGGAGGCTGCATTCTTATCGCGATTCCGATTATTATCTTATATTTGGCTTTACAACGCTTCATGGTAGAAGGAATTTCGGCCGGAGCGGTTAAAGGATAA
- a CDS encoding glycosyl hydrolase 53 family protein: protein MKEKLLGFLSLSILVLSSCAEGGSNISSSSGNLNEPAPYRIRDYTLKVNQTATIIPIGKDQPLDLTYEFEGDAISIFNHVIYIHQSNTITNVKACDALGHVDEFVVTSPLDEYASTRNEEISEEWLSPLNSIKADIEHDDFPKGIDMSTVQAIYDAGAVYYNAAGQAEDVFRIIRDAGVNYVRLRLWNDPNNYTSQGKVSYGGGNNDLSTDLKMAHLAKNAGLKLYLDIHYSDFWADPSKQIFPKAWTSFTTADEVKSAIYDYTRSVLNAFDEVGALPDMVSLGNETTPGMLLQFPGPTNEELTGGEPGYTTGAYYAPTALRGTNKSKNFHDYIASANAAVKDVDATILTMIHLAKGLSDSNYIIDYFNQFNDIDYDVIGLSAYPYYQGRPSVIKSGLISVADAFPSKKITLAETSYGYTFAKDALVSNIFDNGEVISGYPVSTSGQALMIRDLLEAVDSIENGYGLFYWEGAFIPVKGVGWADSRSKNSWANQALFTYDGHVLPSINVFND, encoded by the coding sequence ATGAAAGAGAAACTTCTTGGCTTTTTATCATTGAGTATTTTAGTTCTTTCTAGCTGCGCTGAAGGGGGGAGTAATATCTCCTCCTCTTCAGGCAACCTTAATGAACCCGCGCCTTATCGGATTCGTGATTATACTTTGAAAGTCAATCAAACGGCAACTATTATTCCGATTGGTAAAGATCAACCTTTAGATTTAACCTATGAATTTGAAGGAGATGCGATATCAATTTTCAATCATGTTATTTATATCCATCAATCGAACACAATAACCAATGTAAAAGCATGCGATGCACTTGGTCATGTCGATGAATTTGTTGTGACCTCTCCCCTGGACGAGTATGCCAGTACTCGTAACGAGGAAATAAGTGAAGAATGGCTTTCGCCTTTAAACAGCATTAAAGCGGATATTGAACATGATGATTTTCCTAAAGGCATTGATATGTCGACCGTTCAAGCCATCTATGATGCCGGAGCTGTTTATTATAATGCCGCGGGTCAAGCGGAAGATGTATTTCGGATTATCCGCGATGCGGGAGTTAATTATGTTCGCTTACGGCTTTGGAATGACCCAAATAATTACACCAGCCAAGGCAAGGTAAGTTACGGAGGCGGGAACAATGATTTAAGCACTGACTTAAAAATGGCCCATCTAGCTAAAAACGCCGGCTTAAAATTATATCTGGACATTCATTATAGTGACTTTTGGGCCGATCCAAGCAAGCAGATATTTCCTAAGGCGTGGACGAGTTTTACGACCGCCGATGAAGTCAAGAGTGCGATTTATGATTACACAAGGTCTGTTCTTAACGCCTTTGATGAAGTCGGGGCATTGCCGGATATGGTATCGCTTGGAAACGAAACGACGCCGGGAATGCTCCTGCAGTTTCCCGGCCCCACGAATGAAGAATTGACGGGTGGGGAACCCGGCTATACAACTGGCGCATATTATGCTCCAACCGCTTTAAGGGGAACCAACAAGAGTAAAAATTTTCACGATTATATCGCATCTGCCAATGCGGCGGTTAAAGATGTGGATGCCACAATATTGACAATGATACATCTTGCAAAAGGTCTCAGTGATTCCAACTATATTATCGATTATTTTAATCAGTTTAACGATATTGATTATGATGTCATCGGCCTATCTGCCTATCCTTACTATCAGGGGCGACCATCGGTAATAAAAAGTGGGCTAATCTCCGTTGCCGACGCATTTCCCAGCAAGAAGATAACGTTGGCCGAGACAAGTTACGGATATACATTCGCAAAGGATGCTCTTGTCAGCAATATTTTTGATAATGGTGAGGTAATAAGTGGCTATCCGGTTTCTACATCAGGCCAAGCGCTGATGATAAGGGATTTGCTTGAAGCGGTCGATAGTATTGAAAATGGCTATGGTCTTTTTTATTGGGAAGGGGCCTTTATTCCTGTCAAAGGGGTTGGCTGGGCCGATAGTCGAAGCAAAAATTCGTGGGCCAATCAAGCCTTATTCACCTATGATGGGCACGTTTTGCCATCAATAAATGTCTTTAACGACTAA
- a CDS encoding AraC family transcriptional regulator — MDSSYNHADNMLELQLFSTGKDLQKVLFSSQERELNRHILYYVLDGKADLKIRDKKYPIKKGMLFIMLPKVKMEIINQDSDFETQWISMSGAFIDKVIYDLTINSVDPYYYDKDLSLKTYLIGLGKIYSDLGYLDLRALGIVYYIFGFLFSRREPIEEILDDQGRDLFALKNYIASNINQRITIKDLANEINNTPAYVASLFKKSEGVSPKRYLTKYRMERAKFLLLTGNYRVKQIASMVGYDDQLHFSTEFRKNVGKSPLHFAQEIENI, encoded by the coding sequence ATGGATTCATCGTATAATCACGCCGACAATATGCTCGAATTACAACTTTTTTCGACAGGGAAAGACTTGCAAAAAGTTCTTTTTAGTTCTCAAGAGCGAGAACTAAATCGGCATATCTTATATTACGTATTAGACGGAAAAGCCGATTTAAAAATTAGGGATAAGAAATATCCGATTAAAAAGGGAATGCTCTTTATTATGCTTCCTAAAGTAAAAATGGAAATTATAAATCAGGATTCCGATTTTGAAACACAATGGATTAGTATGTCCGGGGCCTTTATAGACAAAGTAATATATGATCTAACTATTAATTCGGTTGATCCATATTACTATGATAAGGACTTATCGCTTAAGACGTATTTAATTGGTTTAGGAAAAATTTATAGCGATTTAGGATATCTTGATTTAAGGGCTTTAGGAATAGTTTATTATATTTTTGGTTTCCTTTTTTCCCGTCGAGAACCGATAGAAGAAATACTGGACGATCAAGGTCGCGACCTTTTTGCATTAAAAAATTATATTGCTTCCAATATTAATCAGCGGATTACGATCAAAGATTTGGCCAATGAAATTAATAACACGCCGGCTTATGTGGCCTCCCTATTTAAAAAAAGCGAAGGCGTGTCACCTAAAAGATACCTAACCAAGTATCGAATGGAGAGGGCAAAATTCCTTTTGCTCACGGGGAATTACCGAGTCAAACAGATCGCTTCAATGGTTGGATATGATGACCAACTGCATTTTTCTACGGAATTTCGGAAAAATGTTGGCAAATCACCCCTTCATTTTGCGCAAGAAATTGAAAATATTTAG
- a CDS encoding heavy metal translocating P-type ATPase produces the protein MEEKKYKITGMFCAACESHVHNAVAKLPDIEKVEVALLTNSMKVVFKNKANDEEVFKAVHEAGYEASFSLDESVKTRRKARKKELTKTRNKLIVSFALLAVLMYFSMGMMFNWPLPFTEAWVLVGIQMVLALGIIIIYFNYFIHGFKSLFKLHPNMETLIAVGSSVSFVYGAYAFALIVMGTVNNNEDIIHMWMHNVYFEAAGMIITLVSLGKYFEALAKAKTTTSLEKLMELTPETVLITTESGIKEMAIGEVHVGDTLLVRPGARVPLDGKIVTGYGHIDEAAITGESLPVYKKVGDSVIGATMNKTGSFTMTVERVGEDTTIKKIIKLVEEAASSKAKLAALADRVSAVFVPIVIGIALLTFLGWQIFNRDTAFAVDMAVSVLVISCPCALGLATPVAVMVGTGKGAENGILVKSASAFEDLSRVDAIVFDKTGTITSGHLVVSALEVIDRKRKDEILTAIRSLEELSDHPLAMALGAYLNSLGYSSHEVDEFDYSPGLGVKGIYQGKKYLVGNQALLENNGVKVVSKKTRVTTPKGASIIYFALDNVYSGFAALKDEIKQEAHHSIKLLQENGHQLYLVSGDNEEVATSLAQEVDIKHVYSGIRPEGKVAIVNQLKQEGKIVAMVGDGINDAPALEAADVGIAIGSGTDIALDSADIILVRSSLNDLVNAFLLSKKVVNNIKMNLFWAFIYNIIGIPVAAGIFYTAWGWKLNPMIASGLMSISSVSVVLNALRIKRVKISKVDTGQNFQEINKEKNNMEKETLKIEGMMCMNCQMHVTKALEGIEGVEKALVDYKTGKAIIDVNHSVDDAQIAKAVAAAGYKYVGRE, from the coding sequence ATGGAAGAAAAAAAGTACAAGATCACCGGTATGTTTTGCGCGGCTTGCGAGTCGCACGTTCATAATGCGGTAGCAAAACTTCCGGATATAGAAAAAGTTGAAGTAGCTTTATTGACTAACTCAATGAAGGTCGTCTTTAAGAATAAGGCAAATGACGAAGAGGTTTTTAAGGCGGTACACGAAGCCGGATATGAGGCTTCATTTTCACTGGATGAAAGTGTTAAAACGAGAAGAAAAGCCCGCAAAAAGGAACTGACCAAAACGCGCAATAAACTTATTGTTTCGTTTGCACTATTAGCCGTGCTCATGTATTTCTCAATGGGAATGATGTTTAATTGGCCTCTTCCGTTTACTGAGGCATGGGTACTTGTTGGCATCCAGATGGTTTTGGCGCTGGGAATAATCATTATTTACTTTAATTATTTTATCCATGGTTTTAAGTCGTTATTTAAACTGCATCCCAACATGGAGACCTTAATTGCCGTTGGCAGCAGTGTGTCCTTTGTGTATGGAGCATACGCATTTGCTCTCATCGTCATGGGAACCGTCAATAATAACGAAGACATAATACATATGTGGATGCATAATGTTTACTTTGAAGCGGCTGGAATGATTATAACTTTAGTTAGTTTAGGAAAATACTTTGAAGCCCTGGCTAAAGCGAAAACAACCACGAGTTTAGAGAAACTTATGGAATTAACTCCGGAAACGGTTTTGATTACGACCGAAAGCGGAATAAAAGAAATGGCTATTGGCGAGGTGCATGTCGGGGACACTTTACTCGTTCGACCGGGGGCAAGAGTTCCTCTGGATGGCAAAATAGTTACCGGATATGGACATATTGATGAAGCCGCTATTACCGGCGAGTCACTTCCCGTTTATAAAAAAGTGGGGGACAGCGTCATAGGAGCGACAATGAATAAAACGGGCTCGTTTACGATGACCGTGGAGCGTGTTGGTGAAGACACTACTATTAAGAAGATAATTAAACTAGTGGAGGAAGCCGCGAGTTCCAAGGCTAAATTGGCGGCCCTTGCTGATCGTGTTTCGGCCGTTTTTGTTCCGATAGTCATCGGTATTGCCTTATTAACTTTTCTGGGATGGCAGATTTTTAACCGAGATACGGCATTTGCTGTTGATATGGCGGTGAGTGTTCTAGTTATTTCATGCCCGTGCGCTTTAGGTCTTGCCACTCCCGTCGCCGTGATGGTTGGGACAGGGAAAGGAGCCGAAAACGGAATATTGGTCAAATCGGCATCCGCTTTTGAAGATCTAAGTCGAGTAGATGCAATCGTTTTTGATAAGACCGGAACCATTACCAGTGGGCATCTAGTAGTCAGTGCGCTTGAAGTTATCGACCGGAAACGTAAAGACGAAATCTTAACGGCAATTCGAAGTTTGGAAGAATTGAGCGATCATCCTTTGGCGATGGCGCTGGGAGCTTATTTGAATTCACTCGGATATTCGAGCCACGAAGTTGATGAGTTTGATTACTCACCCGGATTGGGCGTAAAAGGAATTTATCAAGGCAAGAAGTATCTAGTCGGCAATCAAGCGCTGCTGGAAAATAACGGAGTAAAAGTAGTAAGCAAGAAAACCCGGGTTACTACTCCGAAGGGAGCCAGTATCATCTACTTTGCTCTGGATAACGTCTATAGCGGGTTTGCGGCTTTGAAAGATGAAATAAAGCAAGAAGCCCATCATTCGATAAAACTTCTTCAAGAAAACGGACATCAACTCTATTTAGTTAGTGGAGATAATGAAGAGGTGGCAACTAGTTTGGCACAGGAGGTGGATATCAAGCATGTCTATAGCGGAATTCGTCCAGAAGGAAAAGTGGCCATTGTCAATCAATTGAAACAGGAAGGAAAAATTGTCGCCATGGTCGGGGACGGAATCAATGATGCTCCGGCTTTAGAAGCCGCTGATGTCGGCATTGCCATCGGATCAGGAACAGATATCGCGCTTGATTCGGCGGATATAATATTGGTTCGGAGTTCACTAAATGATCTGGTAAATGCTTTCCTCTTATCGAAAAAAGTGGTGAACAATATTAAAATGAATCTCTTTTGGGCCTTCATTTATAATATAATCGGTATTCCGGTGGCCGCCGGAATCTTCTATACGGCTTGGGGCTGGAAGTTAAATCCGATGATTGCCAGCGGTCTAATGTCGATATCATCGGTAAGCGTAGTCTTAAATGCGCTCCGGATAAAACGTGTTAAAATAAGTAAAGTCGATACTGGTCAAAATTTTCAAGAAATCAATAAGGAGAAAAATAATATGGAAAAAGAAACATTAAAGATTGAAGGAATGATGTGCATGAATTGCCAGATGCATGTTACTAAGGCGCTAGAAGGAATTGAAGGCGTCGAAAAGGCTCTGGTTGACTATAAAACTGGTAAGGCTATAATTGACGTAAATCATTCGGTTGACGATGCGCAAATCGCCAAAGCGGTAGCCGCTGCCGGATATAAGTATGTCGGTCGCGAATGA
- a CDS encoding metal-sensing transcriptional repressor, translating into MDGVSRMVDNDAYCIDISNQILAAISVLKKANNEIILAHLGHCVRNSQGDDLEDKLDEIKRLLDRID; encoded by the coding sequence CTGGACGGCGTAAGCCGGATGGTGGATAATGATGCTTATTGCATCGATATCTCCAACCAAATTCTCGCTGCAATATCGGTTTTAAAGAAGGCCAACAATGAGATTATTCTCGCTCACCTTGGGCATTGCGTCCGTAATTCCCAAGGTGATGATCTCGAGGATAAACTAGATGAAATTAAACGGCTTCTCGACCGCATCGATTAA
- a CDS encoding alpha-amylase family glycosyl hydrolase — MDLSSKRHQLRNATIYQIFPRNYSVAGNLNAITKDLPRLSDLGIDFIYLLPIHPIGEKDRKGKMGSPYSIKDYRAISPDLGTIQDFDTLVREAHNLDIKIMMDVVFNHTSRDSVLLIDHPDWFYLKDGKPANRVGDWSDIADLDFSKPELRQYLIDTLIFWVKRGVDGFRCDVAPIIPLDFWIEARKKVAQEKADVVWLSESIEPEFIKWMREQGYEAHSDAEMYQAFDILYDYDVYGYARNFFQKKNSLNKYVEAFAMQEYAFPEDYLKLHFAENHDVERIHALIPDLSTLRNFTAWSFFASGVGFLYAGQETLADKRPDLFEKDPIDLNIKDQKFYDFIKRLIEIKKLPVFNRKTRFDVRKDENSDVIIARIKDKESEYAGIFNLTGLEVGVSTNIKDEELTDIITGDSYPLRNGKIIVQEPIIAKIDE, encoded by the coding sequence ATGGATTTATCGTCTAAAAGGCATCAACTGCGAAATGCAACTATCTATCAAATTTTTCCGCGCAACTATTCGGTAGCCGGCAATCTGAATGCGATTACAAAAGATTTGCCACGACTCAGTGATTTAGGAATAGATTTTATTTACCTTCTTCCCATTCATCCCATCGGTGAAAAAGACCGCAAAGGGAAAATGGGTAGTCCTTATTCAATCAAGGATTACCGGGCTATATCGCCGGATCTTGGCACGATACAGGATTTTGACACCCTCGTTCGCGAAGCTCACAATCTCGACATCAAAATCATGATGGATGTTGTTTTTAATCATACCTCACGCGACTCGGTACTGTTGATCGATCATCCGGATTGGTTTTATTTAAAAGACGGAAAACCGGCCAACCGGGTCGGCGACTGGTCGGATATTGCTGATCTGGATTTTTCTAAACCCGAGCTTCGCCAGTACCTGATTGATACCTTAATCTTTTGGGTGAAGCGCGGAGTTGATGGATTTCGCTGCGACGTAGCTCCGATCATTCCTCTTGATTTTTGGATTGAAGCCCGGAAAAAAGTTGCTCAGGAGAAGGCCGATGTTGTATGGTTGTCGGAATCAATTGAGCCGGAGTTCATCAAATGGATGCGGGAGCAGGGCTATGAAGCCCACAGCGATGCCGAAATGTACCAGGCTTTTGATATTCTCTATGATTATGATGTTTACGGTTATGCCCGGAACTTTTTTCAAAAGAAAAATTCGCTTAATAAATATGTCGAGGCTTTTGCCATGCAAGAGTACGCCTTTCCGGAGGATTATTTAAAACTCCATTTTGCCGAAAATCACGATGTGGAACGTATTCATGCATTGATACCGGACTTGTCGACTCTGCGTAATTTTACCGCTTGGAGCTTCTTTGCATCGGGAGTGGGTTTTTTATACGCCGGTCAAGAAACATTAGCAGACAAGCGACCTGATTTATTCGAAAAAGATCCGATTGATTTAAACATCAAGGATCAAAAGTTTTACGACTTTATTAAACGGTTAATTGAAATAAAGAAGTTGCCGGTTTTTAATCGGAAGACGCGTTTTGATGTTCGTAAAGACGAAAATAGTGATGTGATAATTGCCCGTATCAAGGACAAGGAAAGCGAGTATGCCGGCATTTTTAATTTAACCGGTCTAGAAGTAGGTGTCAGCACGAATATTAAAGATGAGGAATTAACGGATATCATCACCGGTGATAGTTATCCCCTTCGTAACGGCAAGATTATTGTTCAGGAACCGATAATTGCCAAGATTGACGAGTAA
- the smpB gene encoding SsrA-binding protein SmpB, translating into MKTSGEKLISNNRKAHFNYFLSDFREAGIVLTGTEIKSLRLHSCDLNDAYVIFRSGAPYIINMHIAPYDKGNIFNHDPLRERKLLLHKREILKLAQEVKEQSVTVIPTRIYFKNGLAKVEIALGKGKKLYDKRETIKKRDDERAMAKAQKGSHE; encoded by the coding sequence ATGAAAACAAGTGGCGAAAAACTCATTAGCAACAATCGTAAAGCACATTTTAACTACTTTTTGAGTGACTTTCGAGAAGCGGGCATCGTTTTGACTGGCACCGAAATAAAGTCACTTCGGCTTCACTCCTGCGATCTTAATGATGCTTACGTTATTTTTCGTAGCGGAGCACCTTATATTATCAATATGCATATCGCTCCATACGATAAGGGCAATATTTTTAATCATGATCCATTAAGGGAACGCAAACTTTTGCTCCATAAGCGAGAGATACTCAAACTTGCCCAGGAAGTTAAAGAGCAGAGTGTTACGGTAATTCCCACCCGCATCTATTTTAAAAATGGTTTAGCCAAAGTTGAAATTGCTCTTGGCAAGGGTAAGAAATTATATGATAAGCGGGAAACAATAAAAAAGCGTGACGATGAAAGAGCGATGGCTAAAGCGCAAAAAGGCAGTCACGAGTAA
- a CDS encoding alpha/beta hydrolase, with translation MDKQIITVYEENSTLLGYAWKNEKIEGHIVIVSGMEEYAARYERLALFLCENHFDVYSLDFFGQGLNVQKGSNSLGAVPEKAFKIYVEAIRSMIRKLSSSDGKPIYIIAHSMGSFIAQKVVQNPDLPVKGLVLSGSNGPDISFKLGSFLSFVLINKRNWNKKAVFFNNLAFGGYAKAVPGAKTKFDWLSYNEENVKNYIADLYCGYGSTNGFYHEFMHFLAHLYSTKGLRQVEKDLPILLIAGAEDPVGHNGKGVEKLNNLYHRHKLNGVTKIIYHHMRHEIFNEKDYLLVYQDVLSFIKKI, from the coding sequence ATGGATAAACAAATAATTACTGTTTATGAGGAGAATTCTACTCTTCTTGGCTACGCTTGGAAGAATGAGAAGATTGAAGGTCATATTGTGATAGTAAGTGGCATGGAGGAATATGCTGCTCGCTATGAGCGGTTGGCACTTTTTCTTTGCGAAAATCATTTTGATGTTTATTCTTTAGATTTTTTCGGGCAGGGACTAAATGTTCAAAAGGGAAGTAATTCCCTGGGCGCGGTTCCCGAAAAGGCCTTTAAGATTTATGTGGAAGCTATTCGTTCGATGATTAGAAAATTATCGTCTAGCGATGGCAAGCCAATCTATATTATCGCCCATTCCATGGGCTCATTTATCGCTCAAAAGGTGGTGCAAAATCCGGATTTACCGGTTAAGGGATTGGTATTGTCGGGTAGTAATGGTCCGGATATCAGTTTTAAGTTGGGCAGTTTCCTTTCTTTCGTTCTTATCAATAAACGCAATTGGAACAAAAAAGCGGTTTTCTTTAATAATTTGGCGTTTGGCGGTTACGCAAAAGCTGTCCCCGGAGCCAAAACCAAGTTTGACTGGTTGAGTTATAACGAGGAAAATGTCAAGAATTATATAGCCGACCTTTATTGCGGATACGGCTCAACCAATGGCTTTTATCATGAATTTATGCACTTTTTAGCCCATTTATACAGCACAAAAGGTCTGCGTCAAGTGGAAAAGGACTTACCAATTTTGCTTATTGCCGGTGCGGAAGATCCGGTTGGCCATAATGGTAAAGGGGTTGAAAAATTAAATAATCTTTATCATCGGCACAAGCTTAACGGAGTAACGAAAATTATCTATCACCATATGCGGCATGAGATTTTTAATGAAAAAGATTATCTTCTCGTCTATCAAGACGTGCTTAGTTTTATCAAAAAAATATAA